From a region of the Candidatus Azobacteroides pseudotrichonymphae genomovar. CFP2 genome:
- the prmC gene encoding peptide chain release factor N(5)-glutamine methyltransferase, with product MSVFRLVKITIIQALQYIQERLHGLYPVEEAYSLSWLVLKFVCQKDKQTLLQNANERLPINKIIHIEIIINDLKRFRPIQYILGETEFYGIQLVVNENVLIPRPETEELVDLIIKKIALHNFSHCTILDIGTGSGCIALALAKYLPDTKIYALDISGKALEVARQNAQMNEMKVIFFQQDIFSPLTQFCPTSFSVIVSNPPYITISEKKNLLPNILHYEPHQALFVPKEFPLIFYDRIADIGKQYLTANGLLFFETHAFFGQTVSSMLQKKGYQNVELFKDISGKDRMVCAKSSTDKIKKGQD from the coding sequence ATGAGTGTTTTTAGACTTGTAAAAATAACTATAATACAAGCTTTGCAATATATACAAGAACGGTTGCATGGTTTATATCCTGTTGAAGAAGCTTACTCATTGAGTTGGTTAGTTCTCAAATTTGTTTGTCAGAAAGACAAACAAACTCTTTTGCAAAATGCAAATGAACGATTGCCAATAAACAAAATAATTCATATTGAAATAATAATTAATGATCTAAAGCGTTTTCGTCCAATACAATACATATTAGGTGAAACAGAATTTTATGGTATACAATTGGTAGTAAATGAGAATGTTTTAATTCCAAGACCAGAAACCGAAGAATTGGTAGATTTAATAATTAAAAAGATCGCGTTACATAATTTTTCTCATTGTACTATCCTTGATATTGGGACAGGCTCAGGTTGTATTGCTCTTGCATTGGCAAAATATTTGCCGGATACAAAAATTTATGCCTTAGATATTTCGGGAAAAGCTCTGGAAGTTGCACGTCAAAACGCCCAAATGAATGAAATGAAAGTAATTTTTTTTCAACAAGATATTTTTTCCCCTCTCACTCAGTTTTGTCCAACATCTTTTTCTGTTATTGTTAGTAATCCTCCTTACATTACTATTTCAGAAAAAAAAAATTTATTACCCAATATATTGCATTATGAACCACATCAAGCCCTTTTTGTTCCCAAAGAATTTCCATTAATCTTTTACGATCGTATTGCCGATATAGGGAAGCAGTATTTAACTGCTAATGGACTTCTTTTTTTTGAGACCCATGCATTTTTCGGACAAACTGTTTCTTCTATGCTTCAAAAGAAAGGATATCAAAACGTAGAGTTATTCAAAGATATTTCCGGCAAAGACCGTATGGTATGTGCAA
- a CDS encoding isoprenyl transferase: MSNKLMKELIDTIRLPQHIAIIMDGNGRWALKNGMNRLQGHQEGIISIRKIVEVSSKIGIEYLTIYTFSTENWDRPIEEISALMDLIVKTVHHGTNDLVKNNIRLQVIGDTKRLSQITRDSLGICIEKTAQNSGLTLTLALSYSSHWEITEAVRNIAYKVKGGELDPENIDEKIFSAFLATNNIPSPDLLIRTGGEYRLSNYLLWQLAYTELYFTPICWPEFREENFYEAIYNFQRRERRFGKTSEQVKEQNKY; the protein is encoded by the coding sequence ATGTCTAATAAACTAATGAAAGAACTGATCGATACAATCAGACTTCCACAACATATTGCTATTATCATGGACGGGAATGGGAGATGGGCTCTAAAAAATGGTATGAACCGTCTTCAAGGTCACCAAGAAGGAATTATTTCTATCCGCAAAATTGTAGAGGTATCTAGTAAAATTGGTATTGAATACTTGACTATTTATACTTTTTCCACTGAAAATTGGGATCGTCCCATTGAAGAAATCAGTGCTTTGATGGATTTGATTGTAAAGACCGTTCACCATGGAACAAACGATTTAGTAAAAAACAATATTCGTCTTCAAGTAATCGGAGATACTAAACGCTTGTCGCAAATAACCCGTGATAGTCTAGGTATTTGTATTGAAAAAACTGCTCAAAATAGTGGATTAACACTAACATTAGCTCTTAGTTATTCATCTCATTGGGAAATAACTGAAGCTGTTAGAAATATAGCTTATAAGGTAAAGGGCGGAGAATTAGACCCTGAAAACATTGATGAAAAAATATTCTCAGCTTTCTTAGCAACGAATAATATCCCATCCCCCGATTTATTAATCCGGACAGGAGGAGAGTACCGCCTTAGTAATTATCTACTATGGCAATTGGCATATACAGAACTTTATTTTACTCCTATTTGCTGGCCAGAATTTAGAGAAGAAAATTTTTACGAAGCCATTTATAATTTCCAAAGAAGGGAAAGACGTTTTGGTAAAACCAGCGAACAAGTAAAAGAACAAAACAAATATTAG
- the ftsZ gene encoding cell division protein FtsZ produces MMEDVLMGFDFPIEQPAIIKVIGVGGGGGNAVTHMYKEGIRDVTFALCNTDNQALIESEVPVKIQLGKNITKGLGAGNNPCIAKQAAEESISDINKLLSDGTQMVFVTAGMGGGTGTGAAPIIAKTAKEMDILTVGIVTIPFLFERMPKILQALKGVEELRNNVDALLVLNNERLLDIHSKMSVRDAFKKADSTLTTAARGIAEVITIPGHINLDFADVKATLKNGGVAVMSNGFGTGENRVSKACEDALNSPLLNNTDIFRAIKILFNFYCSSAKELQMNEMNEVTDFMSRFDKRIEVIWGYSIDDTLNDQVKVTILATGFGKESIPMIDMLSAEMEAKNIEEIQLIDEYYGKGIARSLGRKAIPKPFVFKSVEQMADDEIIEALIKYPAYNRSSALMFEIARKAEDHHTSIIN; encoded by the coding sequence ATTATGGAAGATGTTTTAATGGGTTTTGATTTTCCTATAGAACAGCCTGCAATAATTAAAGTAATAGGCGTTGGTGGTGGTGGTGGAAATGCTGTTACTCATATGTATAAAGAAGGCATTCGGGATGTAACTTTTGCTTTGTGTAACACTGATAACCAAGCATTAATAGAAAGTGAAGTCCCTGTTAAAATTCAATTAGGAAAAAATATTACTAAAGGGTTAGGAGCAGGTAATAATCCTTGTATAGCGAAGCAAGCTGCCGAAGAAAGTATTTCGGATATAAATAAACTGTTGAGTGATGGGACTCAAATGGTGTTTGTCACTGCTGGAATGGGAGGTGGAACTGGTACTGGAGCTGCTCCTATTATTGCTAAGACAGCAAAAGAGATGGATATTCTCACTGTGGGTATCGTGACAATTCCTTTTTTATTTGAAAGAATGCCTAAAATACTCCAAGCATTAAAAGGTGTGGAAGAATTGCGTAATAATGTAGACGCTTTATTAGTCCTCAACAACGAAAGATTGCTAGACATTCACAGTAAAATGAGTGTTCGCGATGCATTTAAGAAAGCCGACAGTACTTTAACTACAGCAGCACGAGGTATCGCTGAAGTTATAACTATTCCAGGACACATCAATCTTGATTTTGCCGATGTAAAAGCGACATTGAAAAATGGAGGAGTAGCTGTTATGAGTAATGGATTTGGAACAGGTGAAAATCGTGTAAGTAAGGCTTGTGAAGATGCCTTAAATTCCCCTTTACTTAATAATACCGATATATTTCGTGCAATAAAAATTTTATTCAATTTTTATTGTAGCTCCGCAAAAGAATTGCAAATGAATGAAATGAATGAGGTTACTGATTTTATGAGTAGATTTGACAAAAGAATTGAGGTAATCTGGGGATATTCTATAGATGATACGTTAAATGATCAAGTAAAGGTAACCATATTGGCTACAGGTTTTGGTAAAGAAAGTATCCCGATGATAGATATGCTTTCCGCAGAAATGGAAGCAAAAAATATTGAGGAAATACAATTAATAGATGAATATTATGGCAAAGGGATCGCCCGTAGCCTAGGTAGAAAAGCGATACCTAAGCCATTTGTATTCAAATCAGTGGAACAAATGGCAGATGATGAAATCATAGAAGCATTGATTAAGTATCCAGCATATAATCGAAGCTCTGCCTTAATGTTTGAAATTGCTCGAAAAGCAGAAGATCACCATACCTCTATTATAAACTAA